In Paraburkholderia acidisoli, one DNA window encodes the following:
- a CDS encoding aspartate/glutamate racemase family protein produces MTRIKMILPVPLPAAALAHFAAQIPQGLRRPGVQIDFAGCRAGASLLDSPYEWTLADAFVLDAGIAAQAEGYDGVCSFSMSDSGVPALRSRLTIPVMGAAQAAFAQACLIGKRFSIVTMWEPWRAHMLEMAARYGMRDRLASVRHIGVRPDTSELLSGKEEFVFARLEAAARRCIDEDGADTIVLGSTTMYQAHAHLASTLPCPVLNPGWCAFKALENWLDMGLVQSALAYARPERGNDAVFEGVRAVY; encoded by the coding sequence ATGACGCGTATCAAGATGATTCTTCCGGTGCCCTTGCCCGCGGCGGCGCTCGCGCACTTTGCGGCGCAGATCCCGCAAGGATTGCGGCGACCCGGCGTGCAGATCGACTTCGCCGGTTGCCGCGCGGGCGCGAGTCTGCTCGACAGCCCGTACGAATGGACGCTCGCCGACGCCTTCGTGCTCGACGCGGGCATTGCCGCGCAAGCGGAAGGCTACGACGGCGTATGCAGCTTTTCGATGAGCGATTCGGGCGTGCCCGCGCTGCGCTCGCGCCTCACGATTCCGGTGATGGGCGCGGCGCAGGCGGCGTTCGCGCAGGCGTGCCTGATCGGCAAGCGCTTTTCGATCGTGACGATGTGGGAACCGTGGCGCGCGCATATGCTGGAGATGGCGGCGCGATACGGCATGCGGGACCGGCTCGCTTCGGTGCGGCACATCGGCGTGCGGCCCGATACGAGCGAGTTGCTTTCCGGTAAGGAGGAGTTCGTGTTCGCGAGGCTCGAAGCGGCGGCGCGGCGCTGTATCGACGAAGATGGCGCGGATACGATCGTGCTCGGCTCGACGACGATGTACCAGGCGCACGCGCATCTCGCTTCGACGCTGCCGTGTCCGGTGCTGAATCCGGGCTGGTGCGCGTTCAAGGCGCTCGAGAACTGGCTCGATATGGGACTGGTGCAGAGCGCACTGGCGTATGCGCGGCCGGAGCGCGGCAACGATGCGGTATTTGAGGGAGTGCGGGCGGTGTATTGA